From a single Marinobacter sp. THAF197a genomic region:
- a CDS encoding alpha/beta fold hydrolase: protein MSIEQEHWVTSGDLLLYARVEGNPQATPLVLVHGYPDNHSVWDKVTEQLKKDYLVVRYDVRGAGRSDKPARTSAYRMKWLAQDLKAVANAVIPGRSFHLVAHDWGSIQSWETVTTGALDGRIRSYTAISGPCLDHVGYWLRDQIMAPRSGGTTKVLKQLASSWYVFMFQLPVLPETLWKAGLDRLWPGYLRKHEQIADAQFSEYQKADGHYGVKLYRANFIRKLLRPEPRLAGCPVQVIIPTRDAYVGRQLTENLARWTGKLTLQELDTTHWAPITEPAAVSRSVREFVEAHR, encoded by the coding sequence GTGAGTATCGAACAAGAACATTGGGTGACCAGCGGTGACCTGCTCCTGTACGCCAGAGTCGAAGGTAATCCCCAGGCCACGCCATTGGTGTTGGTACACGGCTACCCGGACAACCACAGTGTCTGGGACAAGGTGACCGAGCAACTGAAAAAGGACTATCTGGTCGTCCGCTACGACGTTCGGGGCGCTGGTCGCTCCGACAAGCCTGCCAGGACCAGTGCGTATCGAATGAAGTGGCTCGCGCAGGACCTCAAAGCCGTGGCCAACGCGGTGATACCCGGCCGCAGCTTCCACCTGGTGGCCCACGACTGGGGCTCTATCCAGAGCTGGGAAACGGTGACTACCGGAGCCCTGGACGGGCGCATTCGATCCTATACCGCCATTTCGGGGCCTTGCCTGGATCACGTGGGCTACTGGCTTCGGGACCAGATCATGGCGCCCCGCTCCGGGGGCACCACCAAGGTTCTGAAGCAGCTGGCCAGCTCCTGGTACGTGTTCATGTTCCAGTTGCCGGTGCTGCCCGAAACCCTGTGGAAGGCCGGCCTCGACCGCTTGTGGCCGGGGTATCTTCGCAAACACGAACAGATTGCCGATGCCCAGTTCAGCGAGTACCAGAAAGCCGACGGCCACTATGGCGTCAAACTTTACCGGGCCAACTTTATCCGCAAGCTGCTGCGACCAGAACCGCGACTGGCAGGCTGCCCGGTACAGGTGATCATCCCCACCCGGGATGCCTATGTGGGCCGCCAACTCACCGAGAACCTGGCCCGCTGGACCGGCAAGCTGACCCTGCAGGAACTGGATACCACGCACTGGGCTCCCATCACCGAGCCGGCGGCCGTGTCACGGTCGGTACGGGAATTTGTCGAAGCCCATCGCTGA
- the speD gene encoding adenosylmethionine decarboxylase yields the protein METKLQLHGFNNLTKSLSFNIYDICYAQTEEQREAYIDYIDEMYNAERLTQILSDVVKIIGANILNIARQDYEPHGASVTMLIAEHELTDSEANNEESPGPLPDTIVAHLDKSHVTVHTYPESHPHDGVSTFRADIDVSTCGLISPLKVLNYLIHSFDSDVVTVDYRVRGFTRDVDGTKHYIDHDINSIQNYLTEDTQNAYQMIDVNVYQENLFHTKMMLKEFNLDNYVFGVNADELDPAEAQSIEDRLRREMLEIFYSRNVE from the coding sequence ATGGAAACCAAACTCCAGCTGCACGGTTTCAACAACCTGACCAAATCCCTGAGCTTCAACATCTACGATATCTGTTACGCGCAGACCGAAGAGCAGCGTGAAGCCTACATTGACTATATCGACGAGATGTACAACGCCGAGCGTCTGACCCAGATCCTGTCTGACGTGGTCAAAATCATCGGCGCCAACATCCTCAACATTGCCCGTCAGGACTACGAGCCCCACGGTGCCTCTGTGACCATGCTGATTGCCGAGCATGAACTCACAGACAGCGAAGCCAACAATGAGGAATCTCCGGGCCCGCTGCCCGACACCATCGTGGCGCACCTGGACAAGAGCCATGTGACCGTTCACACCTATCCGGAAAGCCACCCCCACGATGGCGTCAGCACCTTCCGCGCCGATATCGACGTGTCCACCTGCGGCCTGATTTCACCTCTGAAAGTGTTGAACTACCTGATCCACAGCTTTGACTCCGATGTGGTCACCGTGGACTACCGGGTGCGCGGCTTCACCCGCGATGTCGATGGCACCAAGCACTACATCGACCACGACATCAACTCGATCCAGAACTACCTGACCGAAGACACTCAGAACGCTTATCAGATGATCGATGTGAATGTGTACCAGGAAAACCTGTTCCACACCAAGATGATGCTGAAAGAGTTCAACCTGGATAACTATGTCTTTGGCGTGAACGCCGACGAACTGGACCCGGCCGAAGCCCAGTCCATCGAAGACCGCCTGCGTCGCGAGATGCTGGAAATCTTCTATTCCCGAAACGTGGAATAA
- the crp gene encoding cAMP-activated global transcriptional regulator CRP, whose product MATIVKPVEQKTKHLDYFLSQCHRRRYPAKSTIIYAGDKSDSLFYIVKGSVTVIIEDDDGREMIMAYLNAGDFFGEMGLFDNMDSRSAWVKAKTECEVAEISYTKFREIAQQDPRVLYFIGEQMASRLRQTTRKVGDLAFLDVTGRVARTLLDLCKEPDAMTHPDGMQIKITRQEIGRIVGCSREMVGRVLKTLEDQGLVRVKGKTMVVYGTR is encoded by the coding sequence ATGGCTACCATCGTCAAGCCGGTTGAGCAGAAAACCAAACACCTGGATTATTTCCTTTCCCAATGCCACCGTCGGCGTTACCCCGCCAAAAGCACCATTATTTATGCCGGTGACAAAAGCGACTCCCTGTTTTACATCGTCAAAGGTTCCGTCACCGTCATCATTGAAGACGATGATGGCCGCGAGATGATCATGGCCTACCTGAACGCTGGAGACTTTTTCGGCGAAATGGGTCTGTTTGACAACATGGACTCCCGCAGCGCCTGGGTCAAGGCCAAGACCGAGTGTGAAGTGGCGGAGATCAGTTACACCAAGTTCCGTGAGATCGCCCAGCAGGACCCGAGGGTGCTCTATTTCATCGGCGAGCAGATGGCTTCTCGCCTGCGCCAGACCACCCGCAAGGTTGGCGACCTGGCGTTCCTGGATGTGACCGGACGGGTGGCGCGCACCCTGCTGGACCTGTGCAAGGAGCCAGACGCCATGACCCATCCCGATGGCATGCAGATCAAGATCACTCGCCAGGAAATTGGCCGTATTGTTGGTTGTTCCCGGGAGATGGTAGGCCGCGTTCTGAAAACGCTGGAAGACCAGGGCCTGGTTCGGGTCAAGGGCAAAACCATGGTGGTGTACGGCACCCGCTGA
- a CDS encoding phosphoribulokinase has translation MSKRHPIIAVTGSSGAGTTTTGQIFRRLFASEELNAAMVGGDSFHRYTREQMARLAAKGQFGERNHFALEANHIDRLEALFYDYSHTGNGRYRQYVHDEDRQLVEAGHKPGTFTAWGPLPADTDLLFYEGLHGGVISESFNIAQYVDLLIGVVPIVNLEWIQKIHRDTNQRGYSQEAVVQTIINRMEDYVHDIVPQFSHTHINFQRIPLVDTSNPFIARDVPSEDESMVVIHFRDSNEVDFSWLLQAIPQSTLSRHDTLVIPGPKMALAMELIIRPMIQRLMAGRTFA, from the coding sequence ATGTCCAAACGCCACCCTATCATTGCGGTGACCGGCTCCTCCGGGGCCGGCACGACCACCACCGGCCAGATTTTCAGGCGGCTGTTTGCCAGTGAGGAGTTGAACGCCGCCATGGTGGGTGGTGACAGTTTCCACCGGTACACTCGGGAGCAGATGGCCCGGCTGGCGGCCAAGGGACAGTTTGGCGAGCGTAACCACTTCGCCCTGGAAGCCAATCATATCGACCGTCTGGAAGCCTTGTTCTATGACTACAGCCATACCGGCAACGGACGATACCGCCAGTATGTTCACGATGAAGATCGCCAACTGGTTGAGGCCGGTCATAAACCGGGGACATTCACCGCCTGGGGACCACTACCGGCAGACACGGACCTGCTGTTCTATGAAGGGCTACACGGGGGAGTGATCAGCGAAAGCTTCAACATTGCCCAGTACGTTGACCTGCTGATCGGCGTGGTGCCCATTGTAAACCTGGAGTGGATCCAGAAAATCCATCGGGATACCAACCAGCGGGGGTACAGCCAGGAGGCCGTGGTGCAGACCATCATCAACCGCATGGAAGACTACGTACACGATATCGTGCCCCAGTTTTCCCATACCCACATCAACTTCCAGCGGATACCGCTGGTGGATACCTCCAACCCCTTCATCGCCCGGGATGTGCCCAGTGAAGATGAAAGCATGGTGGTGATCCACTTTCGCGACTCTAACGAGGTGGACTTTTCCTGGCTGTTGCAGGCGATTCCCCAGAGCACGCTGTCACGCCACGACACGCTGGTGATTCCGGGGCCAAAGATGGCGTTGGCCATGGAGTTGATCATCCGCCCCATGATCCAACGCCTGATGGCGGGCCGAACCTTCGCCTGA
- a CDS encoding alpha/beta fold hydrolase produces the protein MRKQTLLLTTPDNHQINATLFEPEPSPNCCLIISHGMAEHGNRYAALASWLAGQGVAVISYHHRGHGPGSGHPGHYADSDGWQKVVDDLNQVVHYAREQMPGIPVALLGHSMGSFIAQSYAQQYGQNLDTLILSATNRIHTAELRLSLLLVRLIRALRGKRHASKTIARMTFGKFNRMFKPNRTPCDWLSRDPHQVDLYLADPWCGFECTTGLWQDFIQGMLSINPAQWRPDLPVHLFAGTDDPVGEMGKGIRRHFQAIREAGVQQVTLRLFEGGRHETLNETNADVVWQHLLQCLPGREQSLRRNQALAG, from the coding sequence ATGCGCAAACAGACCCTGCTACTGACAACCCCTGACAACCATCAGATCAACGCGACCCTGTTTGAACCAGAGCCGTCACCCAACTGCTGCCTGATCATCAGCCACGGCATGGCCGAACATGGCAACCGCTATGCTGCCCTGGCCTCCTGGTTAGCCGGCCAGGGCGTGGCGGTTATCAGCTATCACCACCGCGGTCATGGCCCGGGCAGTGGTCACCCTGGACACTACGCAGACTCGGACGGCTGGCAGAAAGTGGTGGACGACCTGAACCAGGTGGTCCACTACGCCCGGGAACAGATGCCGGGCATTCCGGTCGCCCTGCTGGGGCACAGCATGGGCTCGTTCATTGCCCAAAGCTACGCCCAACAATACGGCCAGAACCTGGATACGCTGATTCTCAGCGCGACCAACCGAATCCACACAGCTGAACTTCGGCTCTCGCTGCTATTGGTGCGCCTGATAAGGGCGCTGCGTGGGAAGCGGCACGCCAGCAAGACCATTGCCCGAATGACTTTTGGCAAATTTAACCGGATGTTCAAACCCAACCGCACGCCCTGCGACTGGCTCAGTCGGGACCCGCATCAGGTGGATCTGTACCTGGCCGACCCGTGGTGCGGATTTGAATGCACCACCGGGCTATGGCAAGACTTTATCCAGGGTATGCTGTCGATCAATCCCGCCCAGTGGCGCCCGGACCTGCCCGTTCACCTGTTCGCCGGCACCGATGACCCGGTGGGCGAAATGGGTAAGGGGATACGCCGTCACTTTCAGGCCATTCGGGAGGCCGGTGTGCAACAAGTCACCCTCCGGCTGTTTGAGGGCGGGCGTCACGAAACGCTGAACGAAACCAATGCTGACGTGGTCTGGCAGCACCTGCTGCAATGCTTGCCCGGCCGTGAGCAAAGCCTCCGCCGAAACCAGGCCCTGGCAGGCTGA
- a CDS encoding META domain-containing protein has product MSLAKNILAMLLVTGSLWGCSLSQERATGKTMNLAGSQWQVEEIDGDPVAEGSDVTIAFTDEGRVSGSSSCNRYQGGWDANGNQLELSRMAATRMACPEPLMQQENRFLKLLGDIRHYQFEADGRLVLETADGTKMTAVPQPSGKE; this is encoded by the coding sequence ATGAGTCTTGCAAAGAATATCCTCGCTATGTTGTTGGTCACTGGGTCGTTGTGGGGATGTTCCCTGTCCCAGGAGCGGGCGACGGGAAAAACCATGAACCTGGCAGGGAGTCAGTGGCAGGTCGAGGAAATTGATGGCGACCCGGTGGCAGAAGGCAGTGATGTCACCATTGCCTTTACTGACGAAGGGCGGGTTTCCGGAAGTTCCTCCTGCAACCGCTACCAGGGTGGCTGGGATGCCAATGGCAACCAGCTTGAACTCTCTCGCATGGCGGCCACCCGCATGGCATGCCCTGAACCTCTGATGCAGCAGGAAAACCGGTTTTTGAAGCTGCTGGGGGATATACGGCATTATCAGTTCGAGGCTGACGGCCGATTGGTGCTTGAAACGGCCGATGGAACAAAAATGACTGCGGTACCACAGCCCAGCGGTAAGGAGTAA
- a CDS encoding pirin family protein yields MTLRSLKQTIPALGTSDGAGVKIKRSLGQSQAIRMDPFLMLDEFGSDQPQDYIAGFPAHPHRGFETVTYMIEGHMLHEDHLGNRGNLRNGGVQWMTAGRGIVHSEMPQQESGVMRGFQLWLNLPAAEKMKPAGYRDIQPEDIPVFNQPGASVKLIAGEVNVSGVQVSGAVTGGTTEPLYADIHLEPNAQLSLPVAQPLNAMLYLYEGNASLVTGEAQTQLRLSAANLLDDGDEILLAGGPTGARLLLIAGRPIGEPIVQYGPFVMNTREEIEQALRDYQTGRLTAA; encoded by the coding sequence ATGACGCTTCGCTCCCTGAAACAGACTATTCCCGCTCTTGGCACCTCGGATGGCGCCGGCGTAAAAATCAAACGCTCACTGGGTCAAAGCCAGGCCATTCGCATGGACCCGTTCCTGATGCTGGATGAATTTGGTTCCGACCAGCCCCAGGACTACATCGCCGGCTTTCCCGCACACCCGCACCGGGGCTTCGAGACGGTCACCTACATGATCGAAGGGCACATGCTGCACGAAGACCACCTGGGTAACCGTGGCAACCTTCGTAATGGTGGCGTGCAGTGGATGACCGCCGGCCGGGGCATCGTGCATTCTGAAATGCCGCAACAGGAATCCGGTGTCATGCGCGGCTTCCAGTTGTGGCTGAACCTGCCGGCAGCCGAGAAAATGAAGCCAGCCGGCTACCGGGATATTCAGCCCGAAGACATCCCAGTGTTCAATCAGCCCGGAGCCTCCGTAAAGCTGATTGCCGGCGAGGTGAACGTCAGCGGCGTGCAGGTATCCGGTGCCGTGACCGGCGGCACTACCGAACCGCTATACGCCGACATTCACCTTGAGCCCAATGCCCAGCTTTCGCTGCCCGTGGCACAGCCCCTGAACGCCATGCTGTACCTCTACGAAGGCAATGCGAGTCTGGTTACTGGTGAGGCGCAAACCCAACTTCGGCTATCCGCCGCCAACCTGCTGGATGACGGCGATGAGATCCTGCTGGCCGGAGGCCCAACCGGTGCCCGGCTGCTGTTGATTGCGGGCCGCCCGATAGGTGAGCCGATTGTTCAGTACGGGCCGTTCGTGATGAATACCCGTGAGGAAATCGAGCAGGCACTGAGGGATTACCAGACTGGGCGCTTAACCGCCGCCTGA
- a CDS encoding OsmC family protein: MKATVDWTGNASFRATSGSGHSVQMDGPPDHGGENLGPRPMEMLLMGVGGCSAFDVMSILKKSRQDVTACHTELEAERADAVPAVFTKIHLHFVVTGHNLKEKQVERAVSLSAEKYCSASIMLGKAGVEITHSHEIHAAE, translated from the coding sequence ATGAAAGCAACCGTCGACTGGACCGGCAACGCCAGTTTCAGGGCTACCAGTGGCAGCGGCCACAGTGTGCAGATGGACGGTCCGCCTGATCATGGCGGCGAGAACCTTGGGCCACGCCCCATGGAAATGCTGCTGATGGGCGTGGGTGGTTGCTCGGCCTTTGACGTGATGAGCATCCTGAAAAAGAGTCGGCAAGACGTCACCGCCTGCCATACAGAACTTGAAGCAGAGCGGGCCGATGCCGTACCGGCTGTCTTTACCAAAATACACCTGCATTTTGTAGTTACCGGCCACAACCTCAAAGAGAAGCAGGTCGAGCGGGCGGTAAGCCTGTCTGCTGAAAAATACTGCTCAGCGTCCATCATGCTCGGAAAAGCCGGCGTCGAGATCACCCACAGTCACGAAATCCACGCCGCAGAGTAA
- a CDS encoding sterol desaturase family protein has product MALIDMMQAVLENSGLLALWQTVAPWLALDERQLIFVVATPIFVGVTLWEYLKIRHDPALMDTREAVRNFALGAGYQTTELLFAGIIAFPVYALCYHFRLFDLELNWFTAFLTFLGVDFCFYWMHRASHRMRWFWAAHVVHHSSERMNFSTAMRQNATNIFNGMWMFYLPLALIGFNPVWIGVAYAFSLVYQFFIHTTLVGRLPAWVEKVFNTPSHHRVHHGRNPGYIDRNYGGTLILWDRLFGTFVDEDAKDPPEYGITRPVASNNLIVLWTHEYVDLFRDMQQPGGLLSRLKHLWKPPEWQRPAAKEPGQEHAQTDPATDNP; this is encoded by the coding sequence ATGGCACTGATAGACATGATGCAGGCGGTGCTGGAAAACAGCGGCCTGCTGGCACTGTGGCAAACCGTAGCCCCCTGGCTGGCACTGGATGAGCGCCAGCTTATTTTTGTGGTAGCCACACCGATTTTTGTCGGCGTTACCCTGTGGGAATACCTGAAAATCCGCCACGACCCAGCGCTGATGGATACCCGCGAGGCAGTCCGGAATTTCGCCCTGGGCGCTGGCTACCAGACCACAGAGCTACTGTTCGCAGGCATCATCGCTTTTCCGGTTTATGCCCTGTGTTATCACTTCCGACTGTTCGACCTCGAGCTCAACTGGTTCACGGCCTTCCTTACCTTTCTGGGTGTCGACTTCTGTTTTTACTGGATGCACCGGGCCAGTCACCGGATGCGCTGGTTCTGGGCCGCCCACGTAGTGCACCACTCGTCAGAGCGGATGAACTTCTCAACCGCGATGCGCCAGAACGCCACCAATATTTTCAACGGCATGTGGATGTTCTATCTGCCGCTGGCACTGATCGGTTTCAATCCTGTCTGGATTGGCGTGGCCTATGCGTTTTCCCTGGTCTACCAGTTTTTTATCCACACCACGCTGGTGGGGAGACTGCCCGCCTGGGTCGAAAAGGTATTCAACACGCCAAGTCATCACCGGGTACATCACGGTCGCAACCCCGGCTACATCGATCGTAATTATGGCGGCACCCTGATCCTCTGGGATCGACTGTTCGGCACCTTCGTGGACGAAGATGCCAAGGACCCGCCCGAGTACGGCATCACCCGCCCGGTGGCCTCAAATAACCTGATTGTGCTCTGGACCCACGAATACGTGGACCTGTTCCGCGACATGCAGCAGCCAGGCGGACTATTGTCTCGACTCAAACACCTGTGGAAACCGCCGGAGTGGCAACGCCCGGCCGCAAAGGAACCCGGCCAGGAACATGCGCAAACAGACCCTGCTACTGACAACCCCTGA
- a CDS encoding META domain-containing protein: MFLRRVLPLSVVALTGLTLAACASHPQTEGLSDFGQYRCGQLDVRMTSSEGSDLVGLEYLNKRVLLKPAVAASGALYKAPGDPDTSFWGKGERGTLTLRGQVYPECLEPGAIESSFRAIGTEPFWSVQIEQNQMTLSRPYDQQLSEQIVLNETLANRHGRTYEARFDGQVLEFRIAHQLCEDDMAGAQYPAQVRLTLDGETFMGCGGDRERLFRGAEWVVEDLAGSGIIDRSRITIEFLDEGRVAGRASCNRYSGGFRLTGEGLSFTPPATTLMACAPALMNQEQRFLDLMSEVVDGRIGRYGELLLRTASGDTITAYKSGSESL, from the coding sequence ATGTTTTTGCGACGAGTATTGCCGTTGTCCGTCGTGGCGCTGACGGGCCTCACCCTGGCAGCCTGTGCCTCCCATCCACAAACCGAGGGCTTGTCCGATTTTGGCCAATATCGCTGCGGTCAGCTGGATGTTCGGATGACCAGCTCCGAAGGCAGTGACCTGGTGGGGCTGGAATACCTGAACAAGCGGGTACTTCTGAAGCCGGCAGTGGCTGCATCCGGTGCGCTCTACAAGGCGCCGGGCGACCCGGATACCAGTTTCTGGGGCAAGGGAGAGCGGGGCACACTGACATTGCGCGGACAGGTCTATCCCGAGTGCCTGGAGCCGGGGGCGATCGAAAGTTCGTTTCGTGCCATCGGTACCGAGCCATTCTGGTCGGTGCAGATTGAGCAGAACCAGATGACCCTGAGCCGTCCATACGATCAGCAGCTCAGCGAGCAGATCGTGCTGAATGAAACATTGGCCAACCGGCACGGGCGAACCTACGAGGCACGGTTCGACGGTCAGGTACTGGAATTCCGTATAGCCCACCAGCTGTGCGAGGACGATATGGCCGGGGCCCAGTATCCGGCGCAGGTTCGGTTAACCCTGGACGGTGAAACCTTCATGGGCTGCGGTGGTGACCGGGAACGTTTGTTCCGCGGTGCAGAATGGGTTGTTGAGGATCTTGCCGGCAGCGGGATCATCGACCGGTCTCGGATCACGATCGAGTTTCTTGACGAAGGGCGGGTTGCTGGCCGGGCCTCCTGTAACCGCTATTCCGGTGGTTTCCGACTGACCGGAGAAGGCCTGAGCTTTACGCCGCCGGCCACCACGCTGATGGCCTGCGCGCCGGCATTGATGAACCAGGAACAGCGGTTTCTCGACCTCATGTCAGAGGTGGTCGATGGCCGAATTGGCCGCTATGGCGAGCTGCTGTTGCGGACGGCGTCCGGTGACACTATTACCGCTTATAAATCCGGGTCAGAGAGCCTGTAA
- a CDS encoding glutathione S-transferase family protein, translated as MTVKLYQFCISHYSEKARWALDYKGVNYKPINLLPGQHARTITQMTRADSSVPVLDHDGQIVQGSAQIVDYLDQMFPDNPLTPADPILREQALEWEKKLDEQAGPAIRTWVYHYFLQRPKVVVPLLAAGTPFYNRILLSLAFSRVDEIMRKWMKINQKTADAAQQTLEQLVTELTDIYRQRPYLVGDRFSRADLAAAALLAPLFQPPQYPVPWPKPARIPKPVQSWLEEWRPKLEPIEALYQKHR; from the coding sequence ATGACCGTCAAGCTCTACCAGTTCTGTATTTCCCACTATTCGGAGAAAGCCCGCTGGGCACTGGACTACAAAGGCGTCAACTACAAGCCGATCAATCTGCTCCCGGGCCAACACGCGCGAACCATCACGCAAATGACCAGGGCAGATTCCTCGGTGCCGGTGCTGGACCATGACGGCCAGATCGTTCAGGGTTCAGCGCAGATCGTGGATTATCTGGACCAGATGTTCCCCGACAACCCACTGACACCGGCAGACCCCATACTTCGTGAACAAGCCCTGGAATGGGAAAAAAAGCTGGATGAACAGGCTGGGCCTGCTATTCGAACCTGGGTCTATCACTACTTTCTGCAACGGCCCAAAGTGGTAGTTCCTTTGCTCGCCGCCGGCACCCCGTTCTATAACCGGATTCTGCTCAGCCTGGCCTTCAGCCGGGTGGATGAGATCATGCGCAAGTGGATGAAGATCAACCAGAAAACGGCAGATGCGGCGCAACAGACCCTGGAACAGCTGGTCACGGAACTGACCGACATCTACCGCCAGCGGCCCTACCTGGTGGGCGACCGGTTCAGCCGGGCAGATCTGGCCGCCGCAGCCCTGCTGGCGCCGCTGTTCCAACCGCCCCAGTATCCGGTGCCCTGGCCAAAACCCGCCCGTATTCCCAAACCGGTACAGAGCTGGCTGGAAGAGTGGCGCCCCAAACTCGAGCCGATCGAAGCCCTGTACCAGAAGCATCGCTGA